One part of the Loxodonta africana isolate mLoxAfr1 chromosome 13, mLoxAfr1.hap2, whole genome shotgun sequence genome encodes these proteins:
- the ZFAND6 gene encoding AN1-type zinc finger protein 6 isoform X2, with protein MAQETNHSQVPMLCSTGCGFYGNPRTNGMCSVCYKEHLQRQNSSNGRISPPATSVSSLSESLPVQCTDGSVPEAQSSLDFTSSSMQPSPVSNQSLLSESVASSQVDSTSLDKAAPETEDLQGPRAEGLVPLECDPPSSVPDTAQQPSEEQNKSLEKPKQKKNRCFMCRKKVGLTGFECRCGNVYCGVHRYSDVHNCSYNYKADAAEKIRKENPVVVGEKIQKI; from the exons ATGGCTCAAGAAACTAATCACAGCCAAGTGCCTATGCTTTGTTCCACTGGCTGCGGATTTTATGGAAATCCTCGTACAAATGGCATGTGTTCCGTATGCTATAAAGAACATCTTCAAAGGCAGAATAGTAGTAATGGTAGAATAAGCCCACCTG CAACTTCTGTCAGTAGTCTGTCTGAGTCTTTACCAGTTCAGTGCACAGATGGCAGTGTCCCAGAAGCCCAGTCATCATTAGACTTTACGTCTTCATCTATGCAGCCAAG cccTGTATCAAATCAGTCCCTTTTATCAGAATCTGTAGCATCTTCCCAAGTGGACAGCACATCTCTGGACAAAGCAGCACCTGAAACAGAAGATCTCCAAG gaCCCAGAGCAGAGGGCCTTGTTCCTCTTGAATGTGATCCTCCAT CTTCAGTACCAGATACCGCACAGCAGCCATCCGAAGAGCAAAACAAGTCACTtgagaaaccaaaacaaaaaaagaatcgcTGTTTCATGTGCAGGAAGAAAGTGGGACTTACTG ggtttgAATGCCGGTGTGGAAATGTTTACTGTGGTGTACACCGTTACTCAGATGTGCACAATTGCTCTTACAATTACAAAGCTGATGCTGCTgagaaaatcagaaaagaaaaccCAGTAGTTGTTGGTGAAAAGATCCAGAAGATTTGA
- the ZFAND6 gene encoding AN1-type zinc finger protein 6 isoform X1 codes for MAQETNHSQVPMLCSTGCGFYGNPRTNGMCSVCYKEHLQRQNSSNGRISPPATSVSSLSESLPVQCTDGSVPEAQSSLDFTSSSMQPSPVSNQSLLSESVASSQVDSTSLDKAAPETEDLQASVPDTAQQPSEEQNKSLEKPKQKKNRCFMCRKKVGLTGFECRCGNVYCGVHRYSDVHNCSYNYKADAAEKIRKENPVVVGEKIQKI; via the exons ATGGCTCAAGAAACTAATCACAGCCAAGTGCCTATGCTTTGTTCCACTGGCTGCGGATTTTATGGAAATCCTCGTACAAATGGCATGTGTTCCGTATGCTATAAAGAACATCTTCAAAGGCAGAATAGTAGTAATGGTAGAATAAGCCCACCTG CAACTTCTGTCAGTAGTCTGTCTGAGTCTTTACCAGTTCAGTGCACAGATGGCAGTGTCCCAGAAGCCCAGTCATCATTAGACTTTACGTCTTCATCTATGCAGCCAAG cccTGTATCAAATCAGTCCCTTTTATCAGAATCTGTAGCATCTTCCCAAGTGGACAGCACATCTCTGGACAAAGCAGCACCTGAAACAGAAGATCTCCAAG CTTCAGTACCAGATACCGCACAGCAGCCATCCGAAGAGCAAAACAAGTCACTtgagaaaccaaaacaaaaaaagaatcgcTGTTTCATGTGCAGGAAGAAAGTGGGACTTACTG ggtttgAATGCCGGTGTGGAAATGTTTACTGTGGTGTACACCGTTACTCAGATGTGCACAATTGCTCTTACAATTACAAAGCTGATGCTGCTgagaaaatcagaaaagaaaaccCAGTAGTTGTTGGTGAAAAGATCCAGAAGATTTGA